One window of the Zea mays cultivar B73 chromosome 3, Zm-B73-REFERENCE-NAM-5.0, whole genome shotgun sequence genome contains the following:
- the LOC103650181 gene encoding CCR4-NOT transcription complex subunit 1, producing MITLVTQAFYLLFTVTLSCLSFIGLPRQPSYTTGFGTALNIETLVAAAEQRDTPIETPPPEVQDKILFMINNISISNMEAKAKEFNEVIQEQYYTWFAQYMVMKRASIEPNFHDLYLKFFDKVNSKSMNKEILKATYENCKVLLRSDLIKSSSEERSLLKNLGSWLGKFTIGRNQALRAKEIDPKSLIVEAYEKGLMIAVIPFTSKILEPCQSSIAYRSPNPWTMGILSLLAEIYNLPNLKMNLKFDIEVLFKNLTVDIKDVKPTSLLKDRLCEVEGNPDFSNKDVTASQTPVVAEVPSGTIPSLTHMEQQPEINITSRAMSLPNILNQYAAPVRLPTNSTVEDDKVALMMPEQVPSLTQVSPAQTQSTSPSPFSVNQLMAAIPREEIRFKINPKLGSLGPQLQYSKIMDLALDKANREIILPVIQRSVTGGRNTGRVGVIKNREKHKGSFETIHVLLGPFCYV from the exons ATGATAACATTAGTTACTCAAGCCTTTTACCTTTTATTTACAGTTACACTGTCATGCCTGTCTTTTATAGGATTGCCTAGGCAACCTTCATATACTACTGGATTTGGGACTGCTTTAAATATAGAGACACTTGTTGCTGCCGCGGAACAAAGAGATACACCAATTGAG ACACCTCCACCTGAAGTTCAGGACAAGATTCTTTTTATGATCAACAATATATCCATCTCAAATATGGAAGCTAAGGCAAAGGAATTTAATGAGGTCATACAGGAACAGTATTATACTTGGTTTGCACAATACATGGTCATGAAAAG GGCAAGCATTGAACCAAATTTCCATGatctgtatctgaagttctttgaTAAAGTAAACTCAAAATCCATGAACAAGGAAATACTGAAAGCCACATATGAGAACTGCAAG GTCTTGTTAAGATCAGACCTTATCAAATCTAGTTCCGAGGAGCGCTCCTTGCTAAAAAACCTAGGCAGTTGGTTGGGAAAGTTCACCATTGGTAGGAATCAGGCACTAAGGGCTAAGGAGATTGATCCAAAATCTCTTATCGTGGAG GCATATGAGAAAGGATTGATGATTGCGGTCATACCATTCACTTCAAAG ATCCTTGAACCTTGCCAGTCAAGTATCGCATATCGATCTCCAAATCCCTGGACCATGGGAATTCTAAGTCTACTTGCTGAAATTTATAATCTTCCAAACCTCAAGATGAATCTGAAATTTGATATTGAG GTGCTATTTAAGAACCTTACTGTTGACATAAAGGATGTGAAACCAACCTCCCTGCTCAAAGATCGTCTGTGCGAAGTCGAGGGAAATCCAGATTTTTCAAATAAAGATGTTACTGCATCTCAAACCCCTGTGGTTGCAGAAGTCCCTTCAGGGACCATCCCTTCACTAACTCATATGGAACAACAACCTGAGATCAATATCACATCCCGAGCTATGAGCCTTCCAAATATACTTAATCAG TATGCTGCTCCTGTCCGTCTACCTACAAACAGCACGGTAGAAGATGACAAAGTTGCTCTAATGATGCCTGAGCAAGTGCCCTCGTTGACCCAGGTTTCGCCAGCACAAACACAATCAACATCACCATCTCCATTTTCTGTTAACCAG CTTATGGCAGCTATTCCACGTGAAGAGATACGTTTCAAAATAAATCCAAAGCTCGGCTCCCTTGGTCCACAACTGCAATATAGCAA AATTATGGATTTGGCTTTGGATAAGGCTAACAGGGAGATAATACTCCCTGTTATTCAAAGAAGTGTGACTGGCGGGAGGAACACCGGGCGTGTAGGAGTCATCAAGAACAGGGAGAAGCACAAGGGCAGCTTTGAGACCATCCATGTGCTGCTTGGACCTTTTTGCTATGTCTAG